TGTTTATGTTATTTATGTTTATGGTTAAAGTAAAAAATGATTAGAGTTAGTTGTCTTGCGGGAGTCCCTCGTGAAaaagtttcttcttttattgttgttggGATGCTTGGAGAGAGGTCAGTAACCGTTGTGTGAGGTTTGTGATGCGTATTCTTGGCGGTGTTGTGAGTATGGAGCTATGTTCTTTCGGGGGAGTGCAATAGAATACAATAGTAGTATAAGGTTATCCTGTGAATTAGTTTATCCTGTTGGAATCTATAATTTGTATAATTTGGGGTCACCCGGACTGCAGCCCTAACGGTCGGGTAACTTAGCCCTAGGTCTTGTTATTTTAGGGTTTGCTTTTAAAATGTCAAGTTAAGATTGAATAGTACTAATACTAgatagaagaagaagaacaacaacaacaagaggCTCAAGAATCATGGGACCTATTAGTATCCCCGTACCATCAGCCGTAAGGTCCATATTTAATACGTTCCCCTTGCAGACGTACCCACCAACTGACAATACCGATGATCGCAGACAAAAAACCATCGATGCCAGGACGTTCTCATTCCAATCGTTAGTAGAAAAGGAGCAACAACAAACGGACATTTTTGCTCTGGGAGTATATAACGTGTACCAGCATAAGAGCGTGGTGCTGACAACGGACCCTGAATGCCAGTATTTCCAATTCCTAGTTTGTCACAGGAATTCTTTAAGGTTTCCAACATCCTCGTCTGCGTCATCACCATTGAGATCAAGCTCAGAGACTGTGAACAGAATGATTACACTATCGCATCAGGCCACATTTCAACGAGCATTGCCTATACTTATAGAAGACAACAAGAGGACATCCAAGAGACGGATCTTGGTATCCCTGGATCCATTAGGAACGGAAACTACCACTCTCAACGAGGAGGATAAAATACTCATGCATTTGCTGGATTCCATACTCTACAATTACTGGACCTCCCAATTGCTTTTCTGTACCACGGCGTCTCAATTTACTCAGGTAATGTGTTATGAATCTCCAGCTTCTGGTATCATGGACCAATACTCTCTAACGCAGGCGAAGATCGCATTATCTAATAGGAACTCCTTCTCTATAAGGAATACCAAGTTATGCAAGGGACTTTCTCTCAGTCTTCTGCTCCCCGGAGGACAAACGAGACAAGAATTACTAGACATGCTGCAAGAACGCGGTCAAAGAACATTGACGCAATTCGAAGGCAAGATGTCACATGAAAAAAACAAGTTCCTGCTACATCATGACAAAGTGTCGCTGTCCGATTTAAAACTGGCCAGTTACATCCTCTGTATTCTCCATTTGGAAGACCACACACCGATAAAGTCCTTCGTGGTGGAGCATTGTCCCTCCTTGATCGAGCACTCCCACCGAGTGCTGGCTCTTTACACACCCTTAGATAAATAGACAGATAGAAACGAACGTTCTGTAACGAATGTAACAataccattattaaatacaaTAGcatgtaaataaataataatagcacGAGATCGttttttttcgttttcGCgttcttttatttctttcatcCATCGAGAACGAAAGAACCAACGAGATATGCAATACATAATTGACGTTAGCGTTATCTATTGTCTCGCAGAACTGCAACGAACAACGCACCAACCAGTCTCTCCTTTAGGGTAAACACCCCCCCCCATCCACTCGCTATTTTATCTCCAACTACATCCCGCCACCATACATTCGCTTTTGGCACATACCGTATCCCGTACTAGATGAGGCTTACCAAACCCATGAATAGAACTGAAGTAGTATTGAAACCGCCCTCGTCAGACGACGAACTCGATGTCCGTGACGACAAGGAGCAAGTGAAGGCATTACGTGACAGAATAAACCACCCTGTCCTGATAAAGACAACACAGGAAGAAGTGGAAGAGTCCCTGCGATTGATTGACGActtgaaattcttcttgaCCACTGCACCCGTGAATTGGCAGGAGAATCAGATTATTAGGAggtattatttgaataatgaactCGGGTTCGTATCGTGTGTcttttggaataatttgTATTATATTACCGGAACAGATATTGTTAAATGTGCACTTTATAGAATGcaaaaatttggaagaacaataatacaaaagaagaaatttgaagaggGAATCTTTTCCGATTTGAGGAATTTGAAATGTGGTATTGATGCCACGTTGGAACAACCCAAGTCTGAgtttttatcatttttatttaagaaCATTTGTCTAAAGACTCAGAAAAAGCAAAAGGTCTTCTTTTGGTTCAGTGTTCCTCACGATAAGTTATTTGCAGATGCATTAGAGagagatttgaaaagagaatCAACAAACCAGCAATCAACGACAAAGGCGGTAAACGATCCAGCAATATCTTTCCATTACGATTCAGAGTCCGTGAAGAGTCTATACGAACAACTAATCGAATACACTAATTCACATAGGTCTAATACAGGTGGTGGTATAAATCAAATACTTAAAGCTCCGCCCATGCACACTAGAGGAATGGGAACGATGCCGTCGTTAGGTGCAAGGGTACCTTCAatgcaacaacaaattGGAAACGAGAAACGTCCCAGGAAAAAGAACCACAACTTCCCAGTACCACCCCCTCTTGTGCTTGTGgataacaacaacatcaaGATTGACAGTGATGTTCAAACGATACCGGAACCTATCAACATGGTAACGAACGAGGTAGAAACTGACTCCCTGTTAGATTATGCTCCACAAACATTGGTTTTAGATCAAAATCCTTTGCTCACCAGTGAAGAACACAATCATATTCCTAATAATACAGATAAGAATACCCAAAATATGGATGAAGAGGATTTCCCACTAGATTATTTCCCCATCTCTATCGAATATCCCAACCAAGATGTTGAAATCTTCGATCCATTTGGCATACCGCCCCCGCTACCTCCTACACAACAACTACGACCTCCACCTACTGCCATGTCAATGAACGTACCTCATTCAGCAACGACTGCGTTATATGATATAGGGCCTCCTCCAAGTGCAAGGaacgatgaagaatttatgTTTCCCACGACGGCTACTATGAGCAGATTCCCCTACGCCATTAATCCCATGCAATTGGGGACACCTTCATCCATGGCTTACTCTGCCGCAATAAATGGTGGTGCATATCCAGTTCCCATGACCAATGGAGAATATTATGCGTCTCAAAATATGTATGATGAGACAGGTGTACCTCCACAAGAGTTGTTAGTGTCCTCTTCTTTTAACActgaagaggatgaaaagGATCCATCCAAATCAGCCACGAATCAATATGGTATGCCCATGTATGctcctcctcctccacCACCTCCTATGTCTGCACAAGGTTACATGAATTCATATCGACAACCACCACATCCACCACAACCGCCAATGCCGTATGGTAATGGAATGCCAGAGTACACGGGCCCATATTACGATCCCATAACATacgataataataataatcatagtaatactaataacaatgatgaattttACCCTCCAACAAACACCACTCATGAGAATTATTACGGAAACGTACCGACCAATCACAACAATATGACCAAAATCTTCTCACCAATGGATAATACACAACTAGGCTTTATCTCTACGCAAGCTATGCAGCCTCCACGATCTACCACAACACCTACTTTCCTCCGATCCAGACCATTCTCCCCCAGTTATAGATCTGCGGTCAACACGACGACGCCCAAATCGTCTCGTTTCTCTCCATACGGCATGAAGAAGTTCCCCATGCATTTGAACCCACCTCCATATGGATACAAGAGAATGAACCCTGAGTCGCCGTCGACGACATCTGGGAAGATTAAGAAACCACTACACATCAAAACGAGTTCATACCAGAAGCAGTACAAGCTGAATATGCTCTCCAGACAGCACTCCACCATACTGGAGGACAAGGACCGCGAGGGAGACAGAGAGGAACAGGACCAAGATCAAGATCAAGAACAGGAAGACACTGGAGCTCatgacgacgacgacgacgacgacgacgatGAGGACAATGACGCGATGGAGAGTTTCCATAAGGCACTGGAGGGATGATAGACAGCCACCCCATGGACAATCACACACATACGAACTTATACacatatatacatatatacTTCTCTTTGTAATCCTACTCATTCATCATGGCGTTATTTCCCTTAGccaattaaatattcaattacCCTGGGGAGCGAAGCGCATCTTAGCGAATGGATGGAAAATTGCAAGTTGACACATAGGTACCAATATAGACATACCCTTCAAAACAGTTCCCTTCACAGCACACTTCATCTGTGTTTGCCCGCCGCTGATAAGCACTCCAAAGATACCTCTTAATATTTGCTGGCACAAATGTTATCACATCAGCTTCAATCGGTAAGGAACGCCGGTGTCCCCATGTTTATGAACCAGCAGGGTTCCGGTTCTGGTTCTGGTTCTGGTTCGTTGGCGTATGCAGGTGGAGGAGCTACGGATTACAACACGGGATCTAGTCAGTTATATATGGGAGACTTGGACCCGAATTGGGATGAGAATGTTATCAGACAGATTTGGCGGGATTTGGGTGAAAGTAATGTCCACGTGAAGATGATGTGGAATTCTAATTTGGGTGTAAATCAAGGGTATTGTTTCGTAGAGTTCCCATCAATGGAACATGGGAATAATGCGCTGTTGAAGAATGGGATAGTTATTCCTGGGTTTCCTCAAAGGAGactgaaattgaattggGCTTCGGCGGGAGCCAACGGTAATAATAGTGGGTTTTCTGTGTTTGTGGGTGATTTGTCCCCCAATGTTACAGAAGCTCAGTTGTTTGAATTATTCATTGGAAGATACCCATCTACGTGTCATGCTAAGGTTGTTCATGATCAATTGACTGGTGTTTCCAAATGTTATGGGTTTGTGAAATTTAACAGTGCTACAGATCAACAACGTGTGTTGGTGGAAATGCAAGGTGTCTTTCTTAATGGTAGATCCATTAAAGTAGGGCTCACAGGTGGTGCCCATAATGACAATTCCAATACAAATTCCATGGCAGGTGGTAGAAGTAGGTTTGGTGGCATGCCGCCCAATTCTGCATCCACCGTTAGTAGCggtaatagtaataatCGTAATATGACACCATTGCTAAACTCCTCACAATTCATGTACCCAGTCCAACAACAACCGACGTTGAACCATCTCACAGACCCGAACAATACGACAGTATTTATTGGTGGACTTTCATCGCTAGTATCTGAAGATGATCTACGTCAATATTTCCAGCCCTTTGGCGATATTATATACGTTAAGATTCCCACGGGGAAAGGATGTGGATTTGTTCAATACGTTGACCGCCTCTCTGCTGAGCTGGCTATTTCCAAGATGCAAGGGTTCCCACTAGCTAATTCAAGAATAAGATTATCGTGGGGCAGATCATCGAAACAACACAATAAtagcaacaacaataacgGCCAATATCTGCAGCAGCCCAACATGCAACAGCCCACATATGGGTACATACCCAATGGAAGTATTCCCTTCAGTAATGAACCCGTATACCTGCCCCGAACCGACAATAGTGTGCTAGGGTACCAGAACGGGAACGCCGCATACGTGGCGAACGGGTCCTCCGGTGCTGGCTACGACCAGAGCACGGTGTTTGACCGGTTAGAGAGGGGCAGCAACGGGTCCATGTTCACGTGAGAGGTATCTGAATCTGTCcagtttttgttttgttccGTTCATCTAAAATATATGTGTATGTAGTGTCACTGTTTGTAGTTCTAATAATCACCACCGTTCTTACCCGGCTTTCCCCCTTCGATTTTAGGGGGCGCGAAACATGAATAATTACAAGGGGTCTCTATTTGAAACTATATAAACCATGTTGATCTCTGGTGAGTTTTCGTCtctctttcttctgttTCGATTAGATCTATTTCTTGTTCGTCCCTCCTAGACCCCCAGGGCTATTAATTGAGCAATCAAACATTCAATCAATCGCCAAACATTACTAACCAAAAGAAGACCAGATCAAACAAAACCACAACACAAATGTCCGAAGCTTTAAGATACTTCTACCAAGGGAAGAGCACCGATTTGATAGTGTTCGCCAAGTCTGAAGAATCTGTGCAGGCCTACTTGAAGAACTCTACCGTGGGTAACCTCTCGGAAGCCGTCGAGAAGTTCAAGGTGTACACCAACAGTGATGGTAGAGGTGCAGGTGGTGAACTAGGCTACGCTTCAGGTGCACAAATTGCTAATGAATTGGGTGAAGGTAAGTCCACGGCCGATGCCATTGCCTACATATTGAGAGAGGGGAAGAGTAAGGGTAAGATTAGAGTCAACGAAAGCTATGAAAAGTAATCGTTGTCGTCAATTGAGCTAACCCATCGCCTCCTTCAGACTTTTTTGTTCATGGGATGTACATATACTTATACATATATCAGTTACAACTATATTATTAGTGtataattttaatgaagcattttttttttctatttttctattgtattgtattgGTATTACTGTCGCTGTGCACGGCGTGACAAATTTTTCGATGAgctgaaaaattgaaaatataatgattttattGTATGGTTGGTATATTCGTGATGAGTAGTTAATAGATGATTCATAGAGTACAGCTCAACCAACCAATCAAGATATCAACATGGCTGCAGAGGAGATAAACATCCAGAATAAGCAGAAGAGGCAACAGCTCTTCGCAGAGTTGAAGGACCAGAAGAACAAAGAACGTCACTCGATGAGAAGGACTAGAGCCAAAGAGGAACGTGCCAACCCTGAATTGAAGGAGAAGAGACTCAAGGAGAATGTCACCAAGACCATTGACAACATGCGTGTTTACGACGAGACCATCCAGAAGGAGGTGGAAGGTGATGAGGACGATCTGATGcgttttttcaatgatcGTAATGGAGAACCACCCAAGATCTTCCTGACCACCAATGTCAACGCTAGAAAATGTGCCTATGAGTTTGCTAACGTGCTCATTGAGGTGTTGCCCAACGTCACCTTCGTGAAGAGGAAGTTTGGTTACACGTTGAAGGAGATCGCGGATATATGTAATAAGAGGAACTTTACAGATGTGGTCATTATAAATGAggataagaagaaagtcACCGGGCTCACGTTTATTCATTTGCCCGAGGGACCCTCGTTCTACTTCAAATTGAGTTCCTATGTGGAGGTGAAGAAGATCGTGGGTCATGGGAGACCCACTAGTCACGTCCCAGAACTGATATTAAACAACTTCCAGACAAGATTGGGGAAGACCGTGGGTAGGTTGTTCCAGTCTATTTTCCCACAGAACCCTGAGTTTGAAGGGAGACAGGTGATAACATTGCATAACCAAAGAGACTACATCTTCTTTAGAAGACATCGTTATGTGTTTAGGAATGAGGAGAAGGTGGGATTGCAGGAACTGGGGCCTCAATTCACActcaaattgaagagattGCAAAGAGGTATAAAAGAGGAAACCGAGTGGGAACACAGACCGGAGATGGAcaaggagaagaagaagttcTACCTTTGAAGACATATATACACATATACACACATTCATCAGCACATTCATTCTGTATAGTATAACAAACGCTAAATACTGcttcatatattttatttgtattACCGTCACATCGCACGACGGCggtaatttcaaattgcAAATTCACGGAGACAAGAAAGTGGCAATTCcatcaaaataaaacattAGAGATCAAAGCCCACCAAGACGCAAAGGACAACCATCACTCTCCAGTATCCTCTGTGTTTGGATCATCGCCCTCATCACAATCCCAAGCACTCGCCATCCAGGAGATCTTCTCTTACAACCACAACCGGCAATCAATAGATACAGAAATTTCGGGTTTAAACTCTGTTCTCATCTAATCTAATATAATCAAcataaacaaacaaacataCGTAGATTCCTCCTTCTTTGAAACCGTCCAGATAATTAATTAAGCAGTACTTGATTGATCAGTTATGGATTTCAGTGGAGCTAATCAAATCGTCTCCGTATTAGAAACAATCTATTCCCCCAAATCAACAAATAGTGACCGTTTGAAAAGTCAGCAGTTTTTAGATGAGGTCAAGTTACAGGATGAATCACCCTATTGGGGGTATGAGATGGCGTTGAATAACCCAATGAATTACATCGTTAAGCATTACGGACTGGGTCTCTTACATAATGCCATAAAGAGGAAATGGAAAGATTACGATCAACAAAAGAGAATTACACTAAGGAAATGGGTCATGGAATTGAATTATAGAGTGCATGATCAGGATCCAAGATAtattaaggaaaaattaGCATTATTATGGGTGGAAATCGCAAAGAGATCATGGGGGGAAGCCCTTAGAGGCGGCAATCCTACAGAGGATTTACTCGTCGAATCGTGGGTAGATAtggataataatttgaCAGAATTATGGAGTACAAATCAAGCAGCAAGAGAATTGACCTTAATTATATTTAGAATTCTTTTTGAAGATGTGTTCTTGTTGGATGATATGATTGTACTGAAAAGAATGACTATTATTCAACCTCTGTGTGTCATGATTGTGTGTCCCATGGATGTATTTGCCAAGAAATATAAATTCACTGAAAAATGGACTCTCTTCAAGGCTAATAATGAAGGTTGGTTCAAAGTTTGGGTACAAGAATTGAATTCATCAGTGGCTGATAAAAATGCAGAATATGTTATAAGATTATTAGAAACATTAAAAACGTGTTTGAATTGGCCTCTAAGCGATGTACTTATCTCCAACGATATCATATCGTCATTTTTCGCATGTTTCCTAAGTAATATTCCAAAGGCACAATCCATGGCATTAGATGCATTACATATCTTATTGACCCGTCCATACAGCAATGAAGAGCATTATCAAATCGTCCTGAATAAACTTTTTAACAATATGGACGTGCTGGATAAAGTATACACAGATTTACAGTTTGATCCAGAGGATGgtgttgatgaagataaataTCCAATTGTCAAGAAATTCGTTGATATGATCAGTTGCCTTTACACTTGTATATTGAAAGTGAGAAATGATAATCATCAGATCCAAAACTATTTGAGACTACTTTTAAGGACCACATATAATCCAAGTTTAATTGTCAGTGGTTTAACTCTAGATTTTTGGTGTTCTTGTTTAAGAAACGATGAATGTCTACCGTTAATGGATGAATGTATTcctgaattattagaatttgCCGCAAATGCGCTCATATACTATGAGCAAATTGATGGACATCCTTCCAAGATTTTCGCAGATATTGATTTCCAATCTAATACtgaatttcaaactttCTGCTCCAGTTATAGAAAGAGAATTAGAGACGTTATCAGATTGATATCTTGTGTAAAACTTGATTTTGCATATGACTGGTTAAATTTAAGATTAAACACATACTTCAGCTCACCGTACGGACAACAGGTACTAAGTTCAACTTTCCTAGATCGAAAATCGGAACCTTATTTAAGTGCATTATCTCAATTTATGATTATTGAATGTTTTATCAATGGTTGTATACGATGGAAGATATGGTTCCCTGATAGTGATAAATATGATGAGAAGTTGGCTGATATTTTGCATAAGTTGGAAATCTTAtcaaatcaattgattgCATTAAATATCAGAGAACCTCTC
The sequence above is a segment of the Naumovozyma castellii chromosome 8, complete genome genome. Coding sequences within it:
- the SAM35 gene encoding SAM complex subunit SAM35 (ancestral locus Anc_5.378), whose amino-acid sequence is MGPISIPVPSAVRSIFNTFPLQTYPPTDNTDDRRQKTIDARTFSFQSLVEKEQQQTDIFALGVYNVYQHKSVVLTTDPECQYFQFLVCHRNSLRFPTSSSASSPLRSSSETVNRMITLSHQATFQRALPILIEDNKRTSKRRILVSLDPLGTETTTLNEEDKILMHLLDSILYNYWTSQLLFCTTASQFTQVMCYESPASGIMDQYSLTQAKIALSNRNSFSIRNTKLCKGLSLSLLLPGGQTRQELLDMLQERGQRTLTQFEGKMSHEKNKFLLHHDKVSLSDLKLASYILCILHLEDHTPIKSFVVEHCPSLIEHSHRVLALYTPLDK
- the STE12 gene encoding homeodomain family transcription factor STE12 (ancestral locus Anc_5.379), with translation MRLTKPMNRTEVVLKPPSSDDELDVRDDKEQVKALRDRINHPVLIKTTQEEVEESLRLIDDLKFFLTTAPVNWQENQIIRRYYLNNELGFVSCVFWNNLYYITGTDIVKCALYRMQKFGRTIIQKKKFEEGIFSDLRNLKCGIDATLEQPKSEFLSFLFKNICLKTQKKQKVFFWFSVPHDKLFADALERDLKRESTNQQSTTKAVNDPAISFHYDSESVKSLYEQLIEYTNSHRSNTGGGINQILKAPPMHTRGMGTMPSLGARVPSMQQQIGNEKRPRKKNHNFPVPPPLVLVDNNNIKIDSDVQTIPEPINMVTNEVETDSLLDYAPQTLVLDQNPLLTSEEHNHIPNNTDKNTQNMDEEDFPLDYFPISIEYPNQDVEIFDPFGIPPPLPPTQQLRPPPTAMSMNVPHSATTALYDIGPPPSARNDEEFMFPTTATMSRFPYAINPMQLGTPSSMAYSAAINGGAYPVPMTNGEYYASQNMYDETGVPPQELLVSSSFNTEEDEKDPSKSATNQYGMPMYAPPPPPPPMSAQGYMNSYRQPPHPPQPPMPYGNGMPEYTGPYYDPITYDNNNNHSNTNNNDEFYPPTNTTHENYYGNVPTNHNNMTKIFSPMDNTQLGFISTQAMQPPRSTTTPTFLRSRPFSPSYRSAVNTTTPKSSRFSPYGMKKFPMHLNPPPYGYKRMNPESPSTTSGKIKKPLHIKTSSYQKQYKLNMLSRQHSTILEDKDREGDREEQDQDQDQEQEDTGAHDDDDDDDDDEDNDAMESFHKALEG
- the NAM8 gene encoding Nam8p (ancestral locus Anc_5.382), with protein sequence MLSHQLQSVRNAGVPMFMNQQGSGSGSGSGSLAYAGGGATDYNTGSSQLYMGDLDPNWDENVIRQIWRDLGESNVHVKMMWNSNLGVNQGYCFVEFPSMEHGNNALLKNGIVIPGFPQRRLKLNWASAGANGNNSGFSVFVGDLSPNVTEAQLFELFIGRYPSTCHAKVVHDQLTGVSKCYGFVKFNSATDQQRVLVEMQGVFLNGRSIKVGLTGGAHNDNSNTNSMAGGRSRFGGMPPNSASTVSSGNSNNRNMTPLLNSSQFMYPVQQQPTLNHLTDPNNTTVFIGGLSSLVSEDDLRQYFQPFGDIIYVKIPTGKGCGFVQYVDRLSAELAISKMQGFPLANSRIRLSWGRSSKQHNNSNNNNGQYLQQPNMQQPTYGYIPNGSIPFSNEPVYLPRTDNSVLGYQNGNAAYVANGSSGAGYDQSTVFDRLERGSNGSMFT
- the RTC3 gene encoding Rtc3p (ancestral locus Anc_5.384), with the protein product MSEALRYFYQGKSTDLIVFAKSEESVQAYLKNSTVGNLSEAVEKFKVYTNSDGRGAGGELGYASGAQIANELGEGKSTADAIAYILREGKSKGKIRVNESYEK
- the RPF1 gene encoding rRNA-binding ribosome biosynthesis protein RPF1 (ancestral locus Anc_5.385) produces the protein MAAEEINIQNKQKRQQLFAELKDQKNKERHSMRRTRAKEERANPELKEKRLKENVTKTIDNMRVYDETIQKEVEGDEDDLMRFFNDRNGEPPKIFLTTNVNARKCAYEFANVLIEVLPNVTFVKRKFGYTLKEIADICNKRNFTDVVIINEDKKKVTGLTFIHLPEGPSFYFKLSSYVEVKKIVGHGRPTSHVPELILNNFQTRLGKTVGRLFQSIFPQNPEFEGRQVITLHNQRDYIFFRRHRYVFRNEEKVGLQELGPQFTLKLKRLQRGIKEETEWEHRPEMDKEKKKFYL